One Falco biarmicus isolate bFalBia1 chromosome 13, bFalBia1.pri, whole genome shotgun sequence genomic region harbors:
- the TFRC gene encoding transferrin receptor protein 1 isoform X1 produces MKLRLLLLAAAGATRGAGSAPAPRGEGGTRSRPANRVPPASGCPPSRGTRRQREKLAAALDTVPAAGAAASFDRVGGHPSRRRWTMPEQQSLTCLSTQFGGEPMSYTRFSIARQTDGDNSHVEMKLSADDEEGAETGRPEHLHASMSPPRRSGKNLFFLVIAAVLLLLIGFLIGYLSYRGRMQKASKCLDGSGKCEMTPTASYLAGGDDETEEEEVPGPRIIYWPDLRALLTDKLSARRLEDGLRQRVKKYSFEAGQNEDERIARYIHDEFTSFHLDEVWNDEHYVKLQVKGRSNNKVSIVENGLEEELESPDAYVAYSLSDSVVGKPVYVNYGRKADFQKIQKLGISLNKTITIFRAGKITLAEKVENAKEAGAVGALMYLDPSEYKDTDDLVPFGHAHLGTGDPFTPGFPSFNHTQFPPVESSGLPRIVVQTISSQAVGKLFSKMDGDSCFLEWKAGVLGCKVTLSSTSNMTVKVEVNNVMVDRRILNIFGVIKGYEEPDRYVVIGAQRDSWGPGAAKAGVGTAMLLELARVISDIVKNDGYKPRRSIIFASWSAGDYGAVGATEWLEGYSATLHAKAFTYINLDAAVLGFSHMKISASPLLYTLLERTMKGVKDPTKDSGSLYDRVGSDWVKTVVPLGLDNAAFPFLAYSGIPVVSFGFCNKDKEYAFLGTTEDTVENLKKIDKLSALMRAAAEVAGQIALRLTHDHELFLDFERYGEELLAFQEKILHYNQEVKALGLTLNWLFFARGDFQRATDALRRDIANSDREDRVVRRALNDRIMKVEYDFLSPYVSPQRAPFRHIFFGKGSHTLQSLLENLQLLTVGRDSVDVNELQQQLALATWTIKGAANALVGDIWDIDNEF; encoded by the exons ATGAAACTGCGACTGCTCCTTCTCGCCGCCGCCGGTGCCACGCGCGGTGCGGGGTCTGCTCCCGCCCCCCGCGGGGAAGGCGGCACCCGCAGCCGCCCCGCCAACCGGGTGCCACCGGCAAGCGGCTGCCCGCCCTCCCGGGGCACCCGAAGGCAACGTGAGAAGCTCGCGGCGGCCTTAGACACCGTCCCCGCGGCGGGAGCTGCTGCG AGCTTTGATCGAGTTGGTGGACACCCTTCCAGAAGGCGATGGACCATGCCAGAGCAGCAATCTCTAACTTG TCTTTCAACACAGTTTGGTGGTGAGCCGATGTCATACACTCGCTTCAGCATTGCCCGGCAAACGGATGGAGACAACAGCCATGTGGAGATGAAGCTGTCTGCTGATGATGAGGAAGGAGCGGAAACTGGGAGACCAGAGCACCTGCATGCCAGCATGTCTCCTCCACGGAGGAGTGGCAAAAATCTCTTCTTCCTAGTCATTGCAGCTGTCCTGCTTCTTTTGATTG GGTTTCTGATCGGCTACTTGAGTTATCGCGGACGAATGCAGAAGGCTAGCAAGTGTCTGGATGGAAGTGGCAAGTGTGAGATGACTCCTACTGCATCTTACTTAGCGGGTGGTGATGACGaaactgaggaagaagaggttcCTGGACCACGTATTATTTACTGGCCTGATCTCAGAGCCCTGTTGACAGATAAGCTGTCAGCCAGACGTCTTGAAGATGGCTTGAG GCAAAGAGTGAAAAAGTACTCTTTTGAAGCTGGCCAGAATGAAGATGAGAGGATTGCTAGATACATTCATGATGAGTTCACGAGCTTCCACTTGGATGAAGTGTGGAACGATGAGCACTATGTTAAGCTGCAGGTTAAAGGCAG GAGCAACAACAAAGTGTCTATTGTGGAAAATGGTTTAGAAGAGGAACTGGAGAGTCCCGATGCATATGTGGCCTACAGCTTGAGTGACTCTGTTGTT GGCAAACCAGTCTATGTGAACTATGGACGGAAAGCTGATTTTCAGAAGATACAGAAGCTGGGTATTTCCCTGAATAAAACTATTACCATCTTTAGAGCTGGAAAAATAACGCTTGCTGAGAAG GTTGAAAATGCCAAAGAGGCCGGAGCAGTTGGTGCCCTGATGTACCTGGACCCCTCCGAGTACAAGGACACAGATGATCTTGTCCCCTTTGGACAT GCTCACCTTGGAACTGGGGATCCTTTCACCCCAGGCTTTCCTTCTTTCAACCACACCCAGTTCCCACCAGTGGAATCTTCTGGACTGCCTCGCATTGTTGTTCAGACTATCTCTAGCCAAGCAGTAGGCAAGCTGTTCAG caaAATGGATGGAGACAGTTGCTTTCTGGAGTGGAAAGCTGGGGTCCTGGGATGTAAGGTGACACTGAGCAGCACAAGCAACATGACAGTGAAAGTGGAAGTGAACAACGTTATGGTGGACAGGAGGATTCTGAACATCTTTGGCGTTATCAAGGGATATGAAGAACCAG ATCGGTATGTTGTGATCGGAGCCCAGAGAGACTCCTGGGGCCCGGGAGCAGCCAAGGCTGGCGTTGGAACTGCTATGTTGCTGGAACTTGCCCGTGTGATTTCAGACATAGTGAAAAATG ATGGCTACAAACCAAGACGCAGCATCATCTTTGCTAGCTGGAGTGCTGGAGACTATGGAGCTGTGGGTGCTACTGAATGGCTGGAG GGGTACTCTGCCACGCTGCATGCGAAAGCCTTCACTTACATTAACTTGGATGCTGCAGTCCTAG GCTTCAGCCACATGAAGATTTCTGCCAGCCCATTGCTGTACACATTGCTGGAGAGAACTATGAAGGGG GTGAAGGACCCAACAAAGGATTCGGGAAGCCTGTATGACAGAGTTGGCTCTGACTGGGTAAAAACAGT TGTTCCCCTTGGTCTGGATAATGCAGCATTCCCTTTCCTGGCCTACTCTGGAATCCCAGTGGTTTCCTTTGGTTTCTGCAAT AAAGATAAGGAATATGCTTTCTTGGGCACTACTGAGGACACCGTGGAGAACCTGAAGAAGATTGACAAGTTGTCTGCTCTTATGCgtgctgctgcagaagttgCTGGACAAATAGCTCTCAGGCTGACCCATGATCATGAGCTCTTCCTGGACTTCGAGAGATACGGTGAAGAATTGCTAGCATTCCAGGAGAAAATTTTGCACTACAATCAGGAAGTGAAG GCACTGGGGCTGACCTTGAACTGGCTGTTTTTCGCCCGTGGTGACTTTCAGCGAGCTACAGATGCACTGAGAAGAGACATCGCAAACAGCGACAGGGAAGACAGGGTTGTCCGCAGAGCCCTGAATGACAGGATCATGAAG GTGGAGTATGACTTCCTCTCCCCATACGTCTCACCACAGCGTGCTCCCTTCCGCCATATCTTCTTTGGCAAAGGCTCCCACACCCTGCAGAGTCTGCTGGaaaacctgcagctgctgacagTCGGCAGGGACAGCGTGGATGTGAATGAGCTGCAACAGCAGTTGGCCCTAGCAACCTGGACCATTAAAGGGGCTGCCAATGCCTTAGTTGGTGATATCTGGGATATAGACAATGAATTCTAG
- the TFRC gene encoding transferrin receptor protein 1 isoform X2, producing the protein MPEQQSLTCLSTQFGGEPMSYTRFSIARQTDGDNSHVEMKLSADDEEGAETGRPEHLHASMSPPRRSGKNLFFLVIAAVLLLLIGFLIGYLSYRGRMQKASKCLDGSGKCEMTPTASYLAGGDDETEEEEVPGPRIIYWPDLRALLTDKLSARRLEDGLRQRVKKYSFEAGQNEDERIARYIHDEFTSFHLDEVWNDEHYVKLQVKGRSNNKVSIVENGLEEELESPDAYVAYSLSDSVVGKPVYVNYGRKADFQKIQKLGISLNKTITIFRAGKITLAEKVENAKEAGAVGALMYLDPSEYKDTDDLVPFGHAHLGTGDPFTPGFPSFNHTQFPPVESSGLPRIVVQTISSQAVGKLFSKMDGDSCFLEWKAGVLGCKVTLSSTSNMTVKVEVNNVMVDRRILNIFGVIKGYEEPDRYVVIGAQRDSWGPGAAKAGVGTAMLLELARVISDIVKNDGYKPRRSIIFASWSAGDYGAVGATEWLEGYSATLHAKAFTYINLDAAVLGFSHMKISASPLLYTLLERTMKGVKDPTKDSGSLYDRVGSDWVKTVVPLGLDNAAFPFLAYSGIPVVSFGFCNKDKEYAFLGTTEDTVENLKKIDKLSALMRAAAEVAGQIALRLTHDHELFLDFERYGEELLAFQEKILHYNQEVKALGLTLNWLFFARGDFQRATDALRRDIANSDREDRVVRRALNDRIMKVEYDFLSPYVSPQRAPFRHIFFGKGSHTLQSLLENLQLLTVGRDSVDVNELQQQLALATWTIKGAANALVGDIWDIDNEF; encoded by the exons ATGCCAGAGCAGCAATCTCTAACTTG TCTTTCAACACAGTTTGGTGGTGAGCCGATGTCATACACTCGCTTCAGCATTGCCCGGCAAACGGATGGAGACAACAGCCATGTGGAGATGAAGCTGTCTGCTGATGATGAGGAAGGAGCGGAAACTGGGAGACCAGAGCACCTGCATGCCAGCATGTCTCCTCCACGGAGGAGTGGCAAAAATCTCTTCTTCCTAGTCATTGCAGCTGTCCTGCTTCTTTTGATTG GGTTTCTGATCGGCTACTTGAGTTATCGCGGACGAATGCAGAAGGCTAGCAAGTGTCTGGATGGAAGTGGCAAGTGTGAGATGACTCCTACTGCATCTTACTTAGCGGGTGGTGATGACGaaactgaggaagaagaggttcCTGGACCACGTATTATTTACTGGCCTGATCTCAGAGCCCTGTTGACAGATAAGCTGTCAGCCAGACGTCTTGAAGATGGCTTGAG GCAAAGAGTGAAAAAGTACTCTTTTGAAGCTGGCCAGAATGAAGATGAGAGGATTGCTAGATACATTCATGATGAGTTCACGAGCTTCCACTTGGATGAAGTGTGGAACGATGAGCACTATGTTAAGCTGCAGGTTAAAGGCAG GAGCAACAACAAAGTGTCTATTGTGGAAAATGGTTTAGAAGAGGAACTGGAGAGTCCCGATGCATATGTGGCCTACAGCTTGAGTGACTCTGTTGTT GGCAAACCAGTCTATGTGAACTATGGACGGAAAGCTGATTTTCAGAAGATACAGAAGCTGGGTATTTCCCTGAATAAAACTATTACCATCTTTAGAGCTGGAAAAATAACGCTTGCTGAGAAG GTTGAAAATGCCAAAGAGGCCGGAGCAGTTGGTGCCCTGATGTACCTGGACCCCTCCGAGTACAAGGACACAGATGATCTTGTCCCCTTTGGACAT GCTCACCTTGGAACTGGGGATCCTTTCACCCCAGGCTTTCCTTCTTTCAACCACACCCAGTTCCCACCAGTGGAATCTTCTGGACTGCCTCGCATTGTTGTTCAGACTATCTCTAGCCAAGCAGTAGGCAAGCTGTTCAG caaAATGGATGGAGACAGTTGCTTTCTGGAGTGGAAAGCTGGGGTCCTGGGATGTAAGGTGACACTGAGCAGCACAAGCAACATGACAGTGAAAGTGGAAGTGAACAACGTTATGGTGGACAGGAGGATTCTGAACATCTTTGGCGTTATCAAGGGATATGAAGAACCAG ATCGGTATGTTGTGATCGGAGCCCAGAGAGACTCCTGGGGCCCGGGAGCAGCCAAGGCTGGCGTTGGAACTGCTATGTTGCTGGAACTTGCCCGTGTGATTTCAGACATAGTGAAAAATG ATGGCTACAAACCAAGACGCAGCATCATCTTTGCTAGCTGGAGTGCTGGAGACTATGGAGCTGTGGGTGCTACTGAATGGCTGGAG GGGTACTCTGCCACGCTGCATGCGAAAGCCTTCACTTACATTAACTTGGATGCTGCAGTCCTAG GCTTCAGCCACATGAAGATTTCTGCCAGCCCATTGCTGTACACATTGCTGGAGAGAACTATGAAGGGG GTGAAGGACCCAACAAAGGATTCGGGAAGCCTGTATGACAGAGTTGGCTCTGACTGGGTAAAAACAGT TGTTCCCCTTGGTCTGGATAATGCAGCATTCCCTTTCCTGGCCTACTCTGGAATCCCAGTGGTTTCCTTTGGTTTCTGCAAT AAAGATAAGGAATATGCTTTCTTGGGCACTACTGAGGACACCGTGGAGAACCTGAAGAAGATTGACAAGTTGTCTGCTCTTATGCgtgctgctgcagaagttgCTGGACAAATAGCTCTCAGGCTGACCCATGATCATGAGCTCTTCCTGGACTTCGAGAGATACGGTGAAGAATTGCTAGCATTCCAGGAGAAAATTTTGCACTACAATCAGGAAGTGAAG GCACTGGGGCTGACCTTGAACTGGCTGTTTTTCGCCCGTGGTGACTTTCAGCGAGCTACAGATGCACTGAGAAGAGACATCGCAAACAGCGACAGGGAAGACAGGGTTGTCCGCAGAGCCCTGAATGACAGGATCATGAAG GTGGAGTATGACTTCCTCTCCCCATACGTCTCACCACAGCGTGCTCCCTTCCGCCATATCTTCTTTGGCAAAGGCTCCCACACCCTGCAGAGTCTGCTGGaaaacctgcagctgctgacagTCGGCAGGGACAGCGTGGATGTGAATGAGCTGCAACAGCAGTTGGCCCTAGCAACCTGGACCATTAAAGGGGCTGCCAATGCCTTAGTTGGTGATATCTGGGATATAGACAATGAATTCTAG
- the TFRC gene encoding transferrin receptor protein 1 isoform X3, whose amino-acid sequence MDHARAAISNLFGGEPMSYTRFSIARQTDGDNSHVEMKLSADDEEGAETGRPEHLHASMSPPRRSGKNLFFLVIAAVLLLLIGFLIGYLSYRGRMQKASKCLDGSGKCEMTPTASYLAGGDDETEEEEVPGPRIIYWPDLRALLTDKLSARRLEDGLRQRVKKYSFEAGQNEDERIARYIHDEFTSFHLDEVWNDEHYVKLQVKGRSNNKVSIVENGLEEELESPDAYVAYSLSDSVVGKPVYVNYGRKADFQKIQKLGISLNKTITIFRAGKITLAEKVENAKEAGAVGALMYLDPSEYKDTDDLVPFGHAHLGTGDPFTPGFPSFNHTQFPPVESSGLPRIVVQTISSQAVGKLFSKMDGDSCFLEWKAGVLGCKVTLSSTSNMTVKVEVNNVMVDRRILNIFGVIKGYEEPDRYVVIGAQRDSWGPGAAKAGVGTAMLLELARVISDIVKNDGYKPRRSIIFASWSAGDYGAVGATEWLEGYSATLHAKAFTYINLDAAVLGFSHMKISASPLLYTLLERTMKGVKDPTKDSGSLYDRVGSDWVKTVVPLGLDNAAFPFLAYSGIPVVSFGFCNKDKEYAFLGTTEDTVENLKKIDKLSALMRAAAEVAGQIALRLTHDHELFLDFERYGEELLAFQEKILHYNQEVKALGLTLNWLFFARGDFQRATDALRRDIANSDREDRVVRRALNDRIMKVEYDFLSPYVSPQRAPFRHIFFGKGSHTLQSLLENLQLLTVGRDSVDVNELQQQLALATWTIKGAANALVGDIWDIDNEF is encoded by the exons ATGGACCATGCCAGAGCAGCAATCTCTAACTTG TTTGGTGGTGAGCCGATGTCATACACTCGCTTCAGCATTGCCCGGCAAACGGATGGAGACAACAGCCATGTGGAGATGAAGCTGTCTGCTGATGATGAGGAAGGAGCGGAAACTGGGAGACCAGAGCACCTGCATGCCAGCATGTCTCCTCCACGGAGGAGTGGCAAAAATCTCTTCTTCCTAGTCATTGCAGCTGTCCTGCTTCTTTTGATTG GGTTTCTGATCGGCTACTTGAGTTATCGCGGACGAATGCAGAAGGCTAGCAAGTGTCTGGATGGAAGTGGCAAGTGTGAGATGACTCCTACTGCATCTTACTTAGCGGGTGGTGATGACGaaactgaggaagaagaggttcCTGGACCACGTATTATTTACTGGCCTGATCTCAGAGCCCTGTTGACAGATAAGCTGTCAGCCAGACGTCTTGAAGATGGCTTGAG GCAAAGAGTGAAAAAGTACTCTTTTGAAGCTGGCCAGAATGAAGATGAGAGGATTGCTAGATACATTCATGATGAGTTCACGAGCTTCCACTTGGATGAAGTGTGGAACGATGAGCACTATGTTAAGCTGCAGGTTAAAGGCAG GAGCAACAACAAAGTGTCTATTGTGGAAAATGGTTTAGAAGAGGAACTGGAGAGTCCCGATGCATATGTGGCCTACAGCTTGAGTGACTCTGTTGTT GGCAAACCAGTCTATGTGAACTATGGACGGAAAGCTGATTTTCAGAAGATACAGAAGCTGGGTATTTCCCTGAATAAAACTATTACCATCTTTAGAGCTGGAAAAATAACGCTTGCTGAGAAG GTTGAAAATGCCAAAGAGGCCGGAGCAGTTGGTGCCCTGATGTACCTGGACCCCTCCGAGTACAAGGACACAGATGATCTTGTCCCCTTTGGACAT GCTCACCTTGGAACTGGGGATCCTTTCACCCCAGGCTTTCCTTCTTTCAACCACACCCAGTTCCCACCAGTGGAATCTTCTGGACTGCCTCGCATTGTTGTTCAGACTATCTCTAGCCAAGCAGTAGGCAAGCTGTTCAG caaAATGGATGGAGACAGTTGCTTTCTGGAGTGGAAAGCTGGGGTCCTGGGATGTAAGGTGACACTGAGCAGCACAAGCAACATGACAGTGAAAGTGGAAGTGAACAACGTTATGGTGGACAGGAGGATTCTGAACATCTTTGGCGTTATCAAGGGATATGAAGAACCAG ATCGGTATGTTGTGATCGGAGCCCAGAGAGACTCCTGGGGCCCGGGAGCAGCCAAGGCTGGCGTTGGAACTGCTATGTTGCTGGAACTTGCCCGTGTGATTTCAGACATAGTGAAAAATG ATGGCTACAAACCAAGACGCAGCATCATCTTTGCTAGCTGGAGTGCTGGAGACTATGGAGCTGTGGGTGCTACTGAATGGCTGGAG GGGTACTCTGCCACGCTGCATGCGAAAGCCTTCACTTACATTAACTTGGATGCTGCAGTCCTAG GCTTCAGCCACATGAAGATTTCTGCCAGCCCATTGCTGTACACATTGCTGGAGAGAACTATGAAGGGG GTGAAGGACCCAACAAAGGATTCGGGAAGCCTGTATGACAGAGTTGGCTCTGACTGGGTAAAAACAGT TGTTCCCCTTGGTCTGGATAATGCAGCATTCCCTTTCCTGGCCTACTCTGGAATCCCAGTGGTTTCCTTTGGTTTCTGCAAT AAAGATAAGGAATATGCTTTCTTGGGCACTACTGAGGACACCGTGGAGAACCTGAAGAAGATTGACAAGTTGTCTGCTCTTATGCgtgctgctgcagaagttgCTGGACAAATAGCTCTCAGGCTGACCCATGATCATGAGCTCTTCCTGGACTTCGAGAGATACGGTGAAGAATTGCTAGCATTCCAGGAGAAAATTTTGCACTACAATCAGGAAGTGAAG GCACTGGGGCTGACCTTGAACTGGCTGTTTTTCGCCCGTGGTGACTTTCAGCGAGCTACAGATGCACTGAGAAGAGACATCGCAAACAGCGACAGGGAAGACAGGGTTGTCCGCAGAGCCCTGAATGACAGGATCATGAAG GTGGAGTATGACTTCCTCTCCCCATACGTCTCACCACAGCGTGCTCCCTTCCGCCATATCTTCTTTGGCAAAGGCTCCCACACCCTGCAGAGTCTGCTGGaaaacctgcagctgctgacagTCGGCAGGGACAGCGTGGATGTGAATGAGCTGCAACAGCAGTTGGCCCTAGCAACCTGGACCATTAAAGGGGCTGCCAATGCCTTAGTTGGTGATATCTGGGATATAGACAATGAATTCTAG
- the TFRC gene encoding transferrin receptor protein 1 isoform X4, translating to MSYTRFSIARQTDGDNSHVEMKLSADDEEGAETGRPEHLHASMSPPRRSGKNLFFLVIAAVLLLLIGFLIGYLSYRGRMQKASKCLDGSGKCEMTPTASYLAGGDDETEEEEVPGPRIIYWPDLRALLTDKLSARRLEDGLRQRVKKYSFEAGQNEDERIARYIHDEFTSFHLDEVWNDEHYVKLQVKGRSNNKVSIVENGLEEELESPDAYVAYSLSDSVVGKPVYVNYGRKADFQKIQKLGISLNKTITIFRAGKITLAEKVENAKEAGAVGALMYLDPSEYKDTDDLVPFGHAHLGTGDPFTPGFPSFNHTQFPPVESSGLPRIVVQTISSQAVGKLFSKMDGDSCFLEWKAGVLGCKVTLSSTSNMTVKVEVNNVMVDRRILNIFGVIKGYEEPDRYVVIGAQRDSWGPGAAKAGVGTAMLLELARVISDIVKNDGYKPRRSIIFASWSAGDYGAVGATEWLEGYSATLHAKAFTYINLDAAVLGFSHMKISASPLLYTLLERTMKGVKDPTKDSGSLYDRVGSDWVKTVVPLGLDNAAFPFLAYSGIPVVSFGFCNKDKEYAFLGTTEDTVENLKKIDKLSALMRAAAEVAGQIALRLTHDHELFLDFERYGEELLAFQEKILHYNQEVKALGLTLNWLFFARGDFQRATDALRRDIANSDREDRVVRRALNDRIMKVEYDFLSPYVSPQRAPFRHIFFGKGSHTLQSLLENLQLLTVGRDSVDVNELQQQLALATWTIKGAANALVGDIWDIDNEF from the exons ATGTCATACACTCGCTTCAGCATTGCCCGGCAAACGGATGGAGACAACAGCCATGTGGAGATGAAGCTGTCTGCTGATGATGAGGAAGGAGCGGAAACTGGGAGACCAGAGCACCTGCATGCCAGCATGTCTCCTCCACGGAGGAGTGGCAAAAATCTCTTCTTCCTAGTCATTGCAGCTGTCCTGCTTCTTTTGATTG GGTTTCTGATCGGCTACTTGAGTTATCGCGGACGAATGCAGAAGGCTAGCAAGTGTCTGGATGGAAGTGGCAAGTGTGAGATGACTCCTACTGCATCTTACTTAGCGGGTGGTGATGACGaaactgaggaagaagaggttcCTGGACCACGTATTATTTACTGGCCTGATCTCAGAGCCCTGTTGACAGATAAGCTGTCAGCCAGACGTCTTGAAGATGGCTTGAG GCAAAGAGTGAAAAAGTACTCTTTTGAAGCTGGCCAGAATGAAGATGAGAGGATTGCTAGATACATTCATGATGAGTTCACGAGCTTCCACTTGGATGAAGTGTGGAACGATGAGCACTATGTTAAGCTGCAGGTTAAAGGCAG GAGCAACAACAAAGTGTCTATTGTGGAAAATGGTTTAGAAGAGGAACTGGAGAGTCCCGATGCATATGTGGCCTACAGCTTGAGTGACTCTGTTGTT GGCAAACCAGTCTATGTGAACTATGGACGGAAAGCTGATTTTCAGAAGATACAGAAGCTGGGTATTTCCCTGAATAAAACTATTACCATCTTTAGAGCTGGAAAAATAACGCTTGCTGAGAAG GTTGAAAATGCCAAAGAGGCCGGAGCAGTTGGTGCCCTGATGTACCTGGACCCCTCCGAGTACAAGGACACAGATGATCTTGTCCCCTTTGGACAT GCTCACCTTGGAACTGGGGATCCTTTCACCCCAGGCTTTCCTTCTTTCAACCACACCCAGTTCCCACCAGTGGAATCTTCTGGACTGCCTCGCATTGTTGTTCAGACTATCTCTAGCCAAGCAGTAGGCAAGCTGTTCAG caaAATGGATGGAGACAGTTGCTTTCTGGAGTGGAAAGCTGGGGTCCTGGGATGTAAGGTGACACTGAGCAGCACAAGCAACATGACAGTGAAAGTGGAAGTGAACAACGTTATGGTGGACAGGAGGATTCTGAACATCTTTGGCGTTATCAAGGGATATGAAGAACCAG ATCGGTATGTTGTGATCGGAGCCCAGAGAGACTCCTGGGGCCCGGGAGCAGCCAAGGCTGGCGTTGGAACTGCTATGTTGCTGGAACTTGCCCGTGTGATTTCAGACATAGTGAAAAATG ATGGCTACAAACCAAGACGCAGCATCATCTTTGCTAGCTGGAGTGCTGGAGACTATGGAGCTGTGGGTGCTACTGAATGGCTGGAG GGGTACTCTGCCACGCTGCATGCGAAAGCCTTCACTTACATTAACTTGGATGCTGCAGTCCTAG GCTTCAGCCACATGAAGATTTCTGCCAGCCCATTGCTGTACACATTGCTGGAGAGAACTATGAAGGGG GTGAAGGACCCAACAAAGGATTCGGGAAGCCTGTATGACAGAGTTGGCTCTGACTGGGTAAAAACAGT TGTTCCCCTTGGTCTGGATAATGCAGCATTCCCTTTCCTGGCCTACTCTGGAATCCCAGTGGTTTCCTTTGGTTTCTGCAAT AAAGATAAGGAATATGCTTTCTTGGGCACTACTGAGGACACCGTGGAGAACCTGAAGAAGATTGACAAGTTGTCTGCTCTTATGCgtgctgctgcagaagttgCTGGACAAATAGCTCTCAGGCTGACCCATGATCATGAGCTCTTCCTGGACTTCGAGAGATACGGTGAAGAATTGCTAGCATTCCAGGAGAAAATTTTGCACTACAATCAGGAAGTGAAG GCACTGGGGCTGACCTTGAACTGGCTGTTTTTCGCCCGTGGTGACTTTCAGCGAGCTACAGATGCACTGAGAAGAGACATCGCAAACAGCGACAGGGAAGACAGGGTTGTCCGCAGAGCCCTGAATGACAGGATCATGAAG GTGGAGTATGACTTCCTCTCCCCATACGTCTCACCACAGCGTGCTCCCTTCCGCCATATCTTCTTTGGCAAAGGCTCCCACACCCTGCAGAGTCTGCTGGaaaacctgcagctgctgacagTCGGCAGGGACAGCGTGGATGTGAATGAGCTGCAACAGCAGTTGGCCCTAGCAACCTGGACCATTAAAGGGGCTGCCAATGCCTTAGTTGGTGATATCTGGGATATAGACAATGAATTCTAG